In Natranaerovirga hydrolytica, one DNA window encodes the following:
- a CDS encoding HD-GYP domain-containing protein has protein sequence MKEFTAKRIPIEKIEIGMQLADDVINSSGMLLIPKNTIITQKHIFRMQLYQIISVVIKIFKEPSVKTKKIETNVVNEKKSIAYEKFNAQYTKAENAVQEKLTSISEGDDLQINDLFSVSEEILNTLETKSDLFNYINNLKTVDNHTYTHSINVSMLCNVFAQWLHMTKEQVENLTVAGLLHDIGKMQIDDKILNKPGKLTEEEFDQIKQHTLMGYNMVKNSKLPYDVKMGILSHHEKFDGSGYPFGLKDEQIHEFGKIIAIADIYDAMTSDRSYHRKFSPFKVIKIFEQESYGLLDTKYLFVFLENIAHNYLDSDVRLSTGEVGKIVFIHNAHPSRPIVQIDNVMIDLQQEVNVEIEEIL, from the coding sequence ATGAAAGAGTTTACAGCTAAAAGAATTCCTATTGAGAAAATAGAAATTGGAATGCAACTTGCAGATGATGTCATTAATAGTAGTGGAATGCTTCTGATTCCCAAAAATACTATTATTACTCAAAAGCATATTTTCAGAATGCAATTGTACCAAATTATAAGTGTTGTTATTAAAATTTTTAAAGAACCTTCTGTAAAAACAAAAAAAATTGAAACCAATGTGGTTAACGAAAAGAAAAGTATTGCATATGAAAAATTTAATGCTCAATATACAAAAGCTGAAAATGCTGTTCAAGAAAAACTTACTTCTATTAGTGAAGGTGATGACCTTCAAATTAATGATTTGTTTTCTGTAAGCGAAGAAATATTAAATACTTTAGAAACAAAAAGTGATTTATTTAACTACATAAATAATTTAAAAACGGTTGATAACCATACCTACACTCATTCTATTAATGTTTCAATGTTATGTAATGTTTTTGCTCAGTGGTTACATATGACTAAAGAACAGGTTGAAAACTTAACGGTTGCTGGGTTGCTACATGATATTGGAAAAATGCAAATTGATGATAAAATATTGAACAAGCCAGGGAAGTTAACTGAAGAAGAGTTTGATCAAATTAAACAACATACTTTAATGGGTTATAATATGGTTAAAAATTCTAAATTGCCTTATGATGTGAAAATGGGTATTTTATCTCATCATGAAAAATTTGATGGATCTGGTTATCCTTTTGGATTGAAAGATGAGCAAATTCATGAGTTTGGTAAAATCATTGCTATTGCTGATATATATGACGCAATGACCTCAGATCGATCTTATCATAGGAAATTTTCCCCATTTAAAGTGATTAAGATTTTTGAACAAGAGTCTTATGGCCTATTAGATACGAAATATCTCTTTGTTTTTCTAGAGAATATTGCTCATAATTATTTAGATAGTGATGTGCGTTTATCCACAGGCGAAGTTGGAAAGATCGTTTTTATACACAATGCTCATCCTTCTAGGCCTATTGTTCAAATAGATAATGTGATGATCGACCTACAACAAGAAGTCAATGTAGAAATAGAAGAGATTTTGTAA
- a CDS encoding rhodanese-like domain-containing protein, with the protein MENQYNIEYLQAEEILQLMKVEEVIFLDIRNVEEYKVEHIKGAVCIPILELEKKESNLLDKNKKIVVYCNYGIRSKVGCEILKRKGYKTINMQGGILKWKGALEN; encoded by the coding sequence ATGGAAAATCAGTATAATATTGAATACTTGCAAGCAGAAGAGATTTTACAGCTAATGAAGGTAGAAGAGGTTATCTTTTTAGACATAAGGAATGTAGAAGAATATAAAGTAGAACATATAAAAGGAGCTGTATGCATACCTATTTTAGAGTTAGAGAAAAAAGAAAGCAATTTATTGGATAAAAATAAAAAAATAGTTGTGTATTGTAATTATGGTATAAGAAGTAAAGTAGGATGTGAAATACTAAAAAGAAAAGGATATAAAACCATAAATATGCAAGGTGGTATTCTTAAATGGAAAGGAGCGTTAGAAAATTAG
- the yfcE gene encoding phosphodiesterase: protein MKLIFFSDIHGSEYYTKKAIETFEKEQGDMMILLGDLLYHGPRNDLPKEYAPKKVLELLNGYKKKIIAVRGNCDSEVDQMVLEFPIMAEYNTIVYGERKIFATHGHIWNEAKIPMLNDKDILIHGHTHLPVAKEQDNIFILNPGSISLPKENNVPSYGVIENNAFSIKSFEGDIIKNIKL from the coding sequence ATGAAGTTGATTTTCTTTTCAGATATACATGGCTCTGAATATTACACAAAGAAAGCCATTGAAACTTTTGAAAAAGAGCAAGGCGATATGATGATACTTTTAGGTGATTTATTATACCATGGTCCAAGAAACGATTTGCCTAAAGAATATGCACCAAAAAAAGTTTTAGAATTATTAAATGGCTATAAGAAAAAAATCATTGCTGTAAGAGGAAATTGTGATAGTGAAGTGGATCAAATGGTCTTAGAGTTTCCTATAATGGCTGAATATAATACAATAGTGTACGGAGAAAGAAAGATCTTCGCAACACACGGTCATATATGGAATGAAGCAAAGATACCAATGCTAAATGATAAAGATATACTGATTCACGGGCATACACATCTACCTGTTGCAAAAGAGCAAGATAATATCTTTATACTTAATCCAGGTTCAATATCCTTACCAAAGGAAAATAATGTGCCAAGTTATGGTGTTATAGAAAACAATGCGTTTAGCATTAAATCTTTTGAAGGCGATATTATAAAGAATATTAAACTATAA
- a CDS encoding tautomerase family protein: MPLISSYVSTSLDEQKKETLKTEFGKIITTIPGKTEKSLMLTFQDNISTYFRGDQTDCSYLEVKLFGSADKEYKAQLVEKLTACVASNCNIPSENIYITVSEIFDWSSNGQLLEKK; encoded by the coding sequence ATGCCACTTATTAGCAGTTATGTTTCTACATCATTAGACGAACAAAAAAAAGAAACTTTAAAAACAGAATTTGGAAAAATTATTACAACCATCCCTGGTAAAACAGAGAAATCTTTAATGCTAACATTCCAAGATAATATTTCAACTTATTTTAGAGGCGATCAAACAGATTGTTCCTATCTAGAAGTTAAATTATTTGGAAGTGCTGATAAAGAATATAAAGCTCAATTAGTTGAAAAGTTAACAGCCTGTGTTGCTTCAAATTGCAACATTCCTTCTGAAAATATTTACATTACTGTTAGCGAGATATTTGATTGGAGTAGCAATGGTCAATTACTAGAAAAAAAATAA